Proteins found in one Methanospirillum hungatei JF-1 genomic segment:
- a CDS encoding rubredoxin, translated as MAAWVCTKCGYVYDERFGDPEHGIVAGTLFEKIPDTWVCPRCKAAKPFFAKKKV; from the coding sequence ATGGCAGCATGGGTGTGTACAAAATGCGGATACGTGTATGATGAGCGGTTTGGAGATCCGGAGCATGGCATTGTCGCAGGAACCTTGTTTGAAAAGATACCTGATACCTGGGTATGTCCGCGATGTAAAGCGGCCAAGCCGTTTTTTGCGAAGAAGAAAGTATAG
- a CDS encoding SOS response-associated peptidase, protein MCGRYCIAASPGELAERYHVSAPAFFFPRFNVAPSEPIPAVISHQNHTEILVGNFGFSQGLKGRVINARVESIQEKPLFKSHLQSGRCLIPASGYYEWKSVGGKKEPWYIYLPDVPIISFAGLVRTMHAGHEMVILTTEATGPIQEIHSRMPLVLSQQGEEEYLAGKHPAETERYDSSEYRMHRVSDLVNKPGREGPDLIRPVAMNNAQRTLDMTEPE, encoded by the coding sequence ATGTGTGGAAGATATTGTATTGCTGCATCCCCCGGTGAACTGGCAGAGCGATACCATGTATCAGCCCCTGCATTCTTCTTCCCCAGGTTTAATGTTGCCCCTTCAGAACCGATTCCTGCAGTCATTTCCCATCAGAATCATACCGAGATATTGGTTGGGAATTTTGGTTTCTCACAAGGGCTGAAAGGAAGAGTCATAAATGCCAGAGTAGAGAGTATTCAGGAAAAACCTCTCTTCAAATCCCACCTGCAATCAGGACGATGCCTCATTCCTGCTTCCGGATATTATGAATGGAAGTCGGTCGGAGGAAAGAAAGAGCCATGGTACATCTATCTTCCGGACGTTCCCATCATATCTTTTGCCGGCCTTGTACGAACCATGCATGCAGGTCATGAGATGGTAATCCTGACCACAGAAGCAACCGGGCCAATACAGGAGATTCATTCCCGCATGCCACTGGTCCTCTCGCAGCAGGGAGAAGAGGAATACCTTGCAGGGAAACATCCGGCAGAGACAGAGAGGTATGACAGTTCAGAGTACCGGATGCACCGGGTATCAGATCTGGTAAACAAGCCGGGCAGGGAAGGGCCGGACCTTATCAGACCTGTGGCCATGAATAATGCCCAGAGAACTCTGGACATGACAGAGCCGGAGTAA
- a CDS encoding sensor histidine kinase: protein MSDSSEKPGKISRIRFSFPVLVMIILTTGFIFLIVLMSVITYEQTNQHLYDIWESEVQHNEHHLKSSLQLINQGLLLFDHTFDKSMKDQFSIVLDAYNQSGGDPARMNVTEIKSRFSPDVIDIADVYIINENGIVIDATYKGDIGLDFKKWPNVYEVITRIRNGSVFEADRAVYGFSSVKESRKFAYYPTPDHRYLLEISYYIRDFTEDRRNFSYANVMRAFVNETPHLRSVTLYDSMFRTLWSMDDQKRSSDPAAIQYIQKAFQGTDRIKISDPVNSSETYYYFIDISDDKTASGTMLDMVARIEYDTTVMQRHLDSIRLFHALVALIAGLLGFFIAYLLAYHITRPIRRIIDDINRIAHGDLNHRVSYSGSHEFSELETSLNLLISHLNDLISSLQEKEHHLRESKEEYQRLVEKLNEGIWIVDQDEKTTFVNTRMAEMLEASPEDLIGRSTFDIIHPSYHEIIREKMKNRKSGLSERYEIPLVTAKNRQIIAEISASPSFDPYSRYTGSFGVVTDITKRKENEQKIRLYALQMEERTKELEAVRDQLFQINADLDRIVQTRTEEVMRLLEQKNDFIMQLGHDLRTPLTPILGLLPRLDELDGEEHANMVRIIERNARHIQNIASKSLKLARLNSLDYIPECDDIDLAETIRSVLEINRMSLRQAHIETHVEVPEGCIIQGDQILIQELIDNLISNSIKFSKPSGGYIRIQVKRDDDTITLTVKDTGIGLMAGEEVLIFEEFYKSDRSRHDKSSTGLGLAICRKIVQKHHGTIIASSDGPDQGTTFTIVLPIRCDTPGNQQ from the coding sequence GTGTCGGACAGTTCTGAAAAACCAGGAAAAATATCCCGTATCAGATTTTCTTTTCCTGTACTGGTAATGATAATCCTGACCACTGGTTTCATTTTTCTTATCGTTCTGATGTCTGTTATTACCTATGAGCAGACAAATCAGCATCTGTATGATATCTGGGAGAGTGAAGTACAACATAATGAGCACCATCTGAAGAGCTCACTGCAACTGATTAATCAGGGCCTCCTGCTCTTTGATCATACCTTTGATAAATCCATGAAAGACCAGTTCTCCATAGTTCTGGACGCGTATAATCAGTCCGGAGGCGATCCTGCCAGGATGAATGTGACGGAAATAAAAAGCAGGTTCAGCCCGGACGTTATCGATATTGCGGATGTTTATATTATTAATGAGAACGGGATCGTGATTGATGCTACCTATAAAGGAGATATCGGTCTTGATTTTAAAAAATGGCCGAATGTATACGAAGTAATCACCCGGATACGAAATGGTTCGGTTTTCGAAGCCGACCGGGCGGTATATGGATTTAGCTCGGTGAAAGAATCACGAAAATTCGCTTATTACCCCACTCCGGATCACCGGTATCTTCTTGAAATTTCATATTATATCCGCGACTTTACTGAAGACAGGAGGAATTTTTCCTATGCCAATGTTATGCGGGCCTTTGTGAATGAAACACCTCACCTCCGTTCAGTGACATTATATGACTCCATGTTCAGGACGCTGTGGAGCATGGATGATCAGAAGAGATCATCAGATCCAGCAGCTATTCAGTATATTCAGAAGGCATTTCAGGGTACCGACCGGATAAAAATCTCTGATCCGGTGAATTCCTCTGAAACATATTATTATTTTATTGATATCTCTGATGATAAGACGGCATCGGGAACGATGCTTGACATGGTTGCACGGATTGAATATGATACCACTGTCATGCAACGGCATCTTGACTCGATACGGTTGTTCCATGCACTCGTTGCTCTTATTGCCGGGCTGCTCGGATTTTTCATCGCATATCTGCTTGCCTATCATATCACAAGGCCGATTCGCCGGATAATTGATGATATTAACCGGATAGCCCATGGCGATTTGAATCACCGGGTATCCTACTCAGGGAGTCATGAATTTTCTGAACTTGAAACAAGTCTGAACCTATTAATCTCTCATCTCAATGATCTGATATCCAGTCTTCAGGAGAAAGAACATCATCTCAGGGAGAGTAAAGAGGAGTATCAGCGTCTTGTGGAGAAGCTGAATGAAGGTATCTGGATTGTTGATCAGGATGAAAAGACAACCTTTGTCAATACCCGGATGGCTGAAATGCTGGAGGCTTCTCCTGAAGATCTTATCGGGAGAAGTACATTTGATATCATTCATCCCTCCTATCACGAAATTATTCGCGAAAAGATGAAGAATCGGAAGAGTGGTCTGTCAGAGCGATATGAAATTCCCCTGGTTACTGCAAAGAATCGCCAGATTATTGCAGAGATATCAGCATCACCGTCATTTGATCCCTATAGCCGGTATACCGGGTCATTTGGTGTTGTTACTGATATTACAAAGAGAAAAGAGAATGAGCAGAAGATACGGTTATATGCCCTGCAGATGGAAGAGCGGACAAAAGAGCTTGAGGCAGTGCGGGATCAGCTCTTTCAAATCAATGCAGATCTTGATCGGATAGTGCAGACCAGAACTGAAGAGGTGATGAGGCTTTTAGAGCAGAAGAATGATTTTATCATGCAGCTCGGTCATGATCTCCGGACTCCGCTGACTCCCATCCTCGGGCTTTTACCACGGCTTGATGAACTTGATGGTGAGGAGCATGCGAACATGGTCCGGATCATTGAGAGAAATGCCCGGCATATTCAGAATATCGCATCCAAATCCCTGAAATTAGCCCGGCTGAACTCACTGGATTATATTCCTGAATGTGATGATATTGATCTTGCAGAGACCATCCGGTCAGTTCTTGAGATCAACCGGATGTCACTCAGGCAGGCGCATATCGAAACTCATGTTGAGGTGCCTGAAGGCTGTATCATTCAGGGAGATCAGATACTTATCCAGGAACTGATTGATAATCTTATCTCAAATTCTATCAAGTTTTCAAAACCGTCAGGCGGATACATCCGGATCCAGGTGAAGAGAGATGATGATACCATAACGCTTACGGTGAAGGATACCGGAATAGGGCTCATGGCTGGTGAGGAGGTTTTGATATTTGAAGAATTCTATAAATCAGATCGATCACGGCATGATAAGAGTTCAACTGGCCTTGGTCTTGCAATCTGCCGGAAGATCGTCCAGAAACATCATGGGACCATTATTGCATCAAGCGACGGTCCTGATCAGGGAACTACTTTTACCATAGTCCTTCCTATCAGGTGTGATACTCCAGGCAATCAGCAGTAA
- a CDS encoding zinc ribbon domain-containing protein: MPLVKDEDYGTEKDGSRSSISCTHCYQNGEFTNPDATVEGIAELGCHDLTDVWNAHG, from the coding sequence ATGCCGCTTGTCAAAGATGAGGACTATGGAACAGAGAAGGATGGCAGCAGATCGTCTATCTCCTGTACTCACTGCTACCAGAACGGTGAATTCACCAACCCTGATGCAACCGTGGAAGGGATTGCGGAACTTGGGTGCCATGATCTCACAGATGTATGGAATGCCCATGGATAA
- a CDS encoding YbaN family protein: MIMIPEKICLVSCRYARICYTALGTVFVITAVIGIFLPLLPTTPFLLLAVLCYARGSERFYTWIMHHRVFGQYISQYTSGKGMSLKSRLGTILLLWVVIGCTILFWIRSDIIRIILLIIALSVSVGLYMMKPQPWNQEKE; encoded by the coding sequence ATGATAATGATACCGGAAAAGATATGCCTTGTGTCCTGCAGGTATGCACGGATATGTTATACCGCTTTAGGGACGGTTTTTGTTATCACGGCAGTTATAGGGATTTTCCTCCCGCTCCTTCCAACAACCCCCTTTCTCCTGCTGGCCGTTCTCTGTTATGCCAGGGGATCAGAGAGGTTTTATACCTGGATCATGCATCACCGGGTTTTTGGTCAATATATTAGTCAATATACCAGCGGGAAAGGGATGTCCCTGAAGTCACGTCTGGGAACAATCCTCCTGCTCTGGGTGGTAATTGGATGCACCATTCTTTTCTGGATCAGATCTGATATCATCCGCATCATTCTTCTGATCATTGCACTATCAGTGAGTGTCGGACTCTATATGATGAAACCACAGCCATGGAACCAAGAAAAAGAATGA
- a CDS encoding protein-tyrosine phosphatase family protein has product MEFEASGLLFRKVALPDHLPGSLFLHPMPGRYEDIGTFLAELEKRNIQTIISLPCFDEIASISPEYMKLIRDEDRAITIDCFPISDFGVPERPDDLLKLAKKYAEYLKKGDSILVHCRMGIGRTGLFAVALLMASGIERPLAEKIVRSAGAGPQTRTQADFLLWAEQALRE; this is encoded by the coding sequence ATGGAATTCGAGGCATCAGGATTACTATTCAGGAAAGTCGCCCTCCCTGACCACCTGCCTGGATCCTTGTTCCTGCATCCTATGCCTGGCAGGTACGAAGACATAGGGACCTTTCTAGCAGAACTGGAAAAACGAAATATTCAGACGATAATCTCTCTTCCCTGCTTTGATGAGATTGCCAGCATATCTCCAGAGTACATGAAACTAATCAGGGATGAAGATCGGGCAATTACCATCGACTGCTTCCCGATTTCAGATTTCGGAGTTCCGGAGCGCCCTGATGACCTTCTGAAACTGGCAAAAAAATATGCAGAATACCTCAAAAAAGGAGATTCTATCCTTGTTCACTGCCGGATGGGGATAGGAAGAACCGGGCTTTTTGCTGTCGCTCTGCTCATGGCATCAGGAATTGAAAGACCTCTTGCGGAAAAGATAGTGCGGAGTGCAGGAGCCGGGCCGCAAACCCGGACCCAGGCTGACTTTTTACTATGGGCAGAACAGGCACTGAGAGAATAA
- a CDS encoding zinc ribbon domain-containing protein, whose amino-acid sequence MISQMYGMPMDKARMFMTGQIQTLKRWSGRIVPYCQSCGMPLFTSADAGTEKDGQESSTYCITCYRNGVFTEPEHTHEGMIQNCTPMPAQMLNLKPEKAEEMVRVFTKDLSRWK is encoded by the coding sequence ATGATCTCACAGATGTATGGAATGCCCATGGATAAGGCCAGGATGTTCATGACCGGTCAGATCCAGACCCTGAAGCGATGGAGTGGGAGAATTGTCCCTTACTGTCAGAGTTGTGGTATGCCCCTCTTTACCAGTGCTGATGCCGGGACAGAGAAGGACGGGCAGGAGAGTTCTACCTATTGTATCACCTGTTACCGGAATGGAGTATTTACCGAACCTGAACACACTCATGAAGGAATGATTCAGAACTGCACTCCGATGCCTGCACAGATGTTAAATCTGAAGCCGGAAAAAGCAGAAGAGATGGTAAGGGTATTTACCAAAGATCTCTCCAGGTGGAAGTAA
- a CDS encoding PAS domain-containing protein: protein MSVLFVDDEPSMGDIARIFLEDRLGGCVVTQVTDGEDALEHIHTHTYDAIVADYEMPGLDGLQLLRTLRGNGDNTPFLVCTGKSRHEVVIEALNAGADFYLQKGEDPLVLFTEMKQMIVQAVTRRRSEKALAKSRNLLEEMIDFLPDATLAVDSSQRIIAWNRIMEELTGIPPAAVLNKCQDFSECTYRYPGVSSLIERILILGERTTGDPDNHGIENRIITEEYHGHVGEGDDNERYYRIMVSPILDADMQKVGFIGSVRDITLQKRYEYALLESRENFRALVENNTDIVMRFNPEGRHLYVNPAVKPYIPFPPENLIGKKYGELAYPPRLADDWDALIQQVIETGKPHEADISFQSPKGLVTFNWRLFPEFDMEGKVRSVLSISRDITYQREFEQEKQALLSQIERNLGEFAILNDGIRNPLAVITGWLSMMDLHEEERSTLMHQIRQIDEMITKLDRRWVESEKVLGFLRRHYAIQAGYPNRSSE from the coding sequence ATATCAGTTCTATTTGTCGATGATGAACCGAGTATGGGCGATATTGCCCGTATTTTTCTTGAAGACCGACTGGGAGGGTGTGTCGTAACCCAGGTAACAGATGGTGAAGATGCCCTGGAACATATACATACCCACACATATGATGCTATTGTAGCGGATTATGAGATGCCAGGGCTTGACGGATTACAACTCCTCCGGACCTTACGGGGCAATGGTGACAATACACCCTTTCTTGTCTGTACCGGTAAAAGCAGGCATGAAGTAGTCATTGAAGCCCTGAATGCCGGTGCTGATTTCTACCTGCAGAAAGGGGAAGACCCCCTTGTCCTGTTTACTGAGATGAAGCAGATGATCGTCCAGGCAGTGACGCGAAGACGATCCGAGAAGGCGTTGGCAAAATCCCGAAACCTTCTTGAAGAGATGATCGATTTTCTCCCAGATGCAACGCTTGCCGTTGATTCATCACAGCGTATCATCGCATGGAACCGGATCATGGAAGAACTGACCGGTATCCCGCCTGCAGCGGTGCTCAATAAATGCCAGGATTTTTCAGAATGTACCTACCGGTATCCCGGCGTCTCTTCTCTTATTGAGAGGATCCTGATTCTTGGAGAACGGACAACAGGAGATCCGGATAATCACGGAATTGAAAACAGGATCATAACCGAGGAGTACCATGGCCATGTCGGGGAGGGTGATGATAATGAACGGTATTACCGGATCATGGTCTCTCCTATCCTTGATGCAGATATGCAAAAAGTCGGGTTCATCGGATCGGTCAGGGATATAACCCTTCAGAAACGCTATGAATATGCACTTCTTGAAAGCAGAGAGAACTTTCGTGCACTTGTTGAGAACAACACCGATATTGTCATGAGATTTAACCCGGAAGGAAGGCATCTGTATGTAAATCCTGCAGTTAAGCCATATATTCCATTCCCTCCTGAAAACCTCATCGGAAAGAAGTACGGAGAACTGGCCTATCCTCCACGACTGGCTGATGATTGGGACGCCCTCATTCAGCAGGTTATAGAAACAGGAAAACCACATGAAGCAGATATCTCATTCCAGTCACCGAAGGGATTGGTAACCTTTAACTGGCGGCTTTTTCCGGAGTTTGACATGGAAGGAAAGGTTCGATCTGTCCTCTCCATATCCCGTGATATTACCTATCAGCGAGAGTTTGAACAGGAGAAACAGGCATTACTTTCTCAGATAGAGAGAAATCTTGGCGAATTTGCTATCCTCAACGACGGAATCAGAAACCCTCTTGCGGTCATCACCGGCTGGCTGTCCATGATGGATCTCCATGAAGAGGAGCGGTCAACACTCATGCATCAGATAAGGCAGATTGACGAGATGATAACCAAGCTGGACCGGAGATGGGTCGAGTCAGAGAAGGTTCTCGGGTTTTTACGACGCCATTACGCAATCCAGGCAGGGTATCCGAACCGGTCTTCAGAGTGA
- a CDS encoding response regulator codes for MVQVLVVDDTRFMRTILVNILTEEGFEIVGEAEDGQQAVELYLKTKPDLVLMDIIMPKMDGMMALKTILGVNPAAKVIMVTAIQSVEMAKLAFKCGALSYIIKPFQKQGILQEIDKVLHQ; via the coding sequence ATGGTTCAGGTTTTAGTCGTCGATGATACCAGGTTCATGCGAACCATTCTGGTAAATATTCTTACTGAAGAAGGGTTTGAGATAGTCGGTGAGGCAGAAGACGGTCAGCAGGCAGTTGAGTTATATCTGAAGACAAAACCTGATCTGGTTCTTATGGATATCATCATGCCAAAGATGGACGGGATGATGGCTTTAAAGACCATCCTTGGAGTAAACCCTGCTGCAAAGGTGATTATGGTGACCGCCATTCAGTCTGTTGAGATGGCAAAACTGGCATTCAAATGCGGAGCTTTGAGTTATATTATTAAACCATTTCAGAAACAGGGAATATTACAGGAGATTGATAAAGTTCTTCATCAATAG
- a CDS encoding ribonuclease HI family protein, translating into MMMIYTDGASRGNPGPAACSYQIKDENGNRIADYVCFLGQTTNNVAEYTAIIKALTRAAEETKEAIHVYSDSQLVIRQITGVYRINKPHLKALYDEVMVLASRFSHCIWEYVPRTHPDIGYCDRLCNEELDRHR; encoded by the coding sequence ATGATGATGATATATACCGACGGGGCGTCGCGGGGGAACCCAGGTCCTGCTGCCTGTTCATATCAGATAAAAGATGAGAATGGCAACCGGATTGCTGATTATGTCTGCTTTCTTGGTCAGACCACAAACAATGTCGCAGAATATACGGCCATAATAAAAGCGCTCACGAGGGCAGCTGAAGAGACAAAAGAAGCGATACATGTATACTCAGATAGTCAGCTGGTCATCAGGCAGATAACCGGGGTATACCGGATTAATAAACCTCATCTGAAAGCCCTGTATGATGAGGTTATGGTTCTTGCATCCCGGTTCTCACATTGTATCTGGGAGTATGTACCACGAACCCATCCTGATATCGGGTACTGTGACCGGCTGTGTAATGAGGAACTGGACCGGCACCGGTAA
- a CDS encoding LysE family transporter yields MSILELALMGFIIGLTGALAPGPTLIATIRSALHVGWTGGPRVTLGHVIAEMVIVVLIAAGISSFPETLRPAIAGIGGSALILFGGMTLFGARGAAISADISMESPSGPILAGLLTSVSNPYFWIWWFSVGSALLISSLSQGAAGLAAFIAGHWAADLGWFTLVSISIHHSRMMLSNRMYQGILVLCGVILVLFGIWFLIQAFPAPSL; encoded by the coding sequence ATGAGTATTTTAGAGCTTGCCCTGATGGGTTTTATTATTGGTCTTACCGGTGCCCTCGCCCCGGGTCCGACGTTGATTGCAACCATCCGTTCTGCCCTTCATGTTGGCTGGACAGGAGGACCGCGGGTAACTCTTGGACATGTCATTGCTGAGATGGTCATTGTTGTGCTCATCGCCGCCGGTATCTCATCATTTCCTGAAACTCTCCGCCCAGCCATTGCGGGAATCGGCGGTTCTGCCCTGATCCTGTTTGGTGGAATGACTCTTTTCGGAGCACGAGGAGCAGCAATCTCCGCTGATATCAGCATGGAGTCTCCATCAGGCCCGATCCTAGCCGGACTCCTGACCAGTGTGTCAAACCCGTACTTCTGGATATGGTGGTTCTCCGTTGGCAGCGCCCTCCTTATCAGTTCTCTTTCCCAGGGGGCCGCCGGACTTGCAGCATTCATCGCCGGTCACTGGGCAGCAGATCTTGGATGGTTCACCCTGGTATCTATCAGTATTCACCACAGTAGGATGATGCTAAGCAATCGGATGTATCAGGGGATTCTTGTGCTCTGTGGGGTTATATTGGTCCTCTTTGGGATCTGGTTTCTGATCCAGGCATTTCCCGCCCCATCCCTCTAA
- a CDS encoding response regulator, whose protein sequence is MRNWTGTGNDPQTSLRIITSDEEVCTMVPPDARLLIVDDDPAIREFLKNRLMMEGYEVSEAEDAEKALERLEEHPDTDLILLDVIMPGASGFDLLRTLKEDRRYCQIPVIMVTALGLVQDKELAFRLGAGDYLTKPFDTREMLARIGTHITLKKKNDAITHTNQVLSTILTTIPGIVYMKDADRKFLHVNHLFEEMCGICGDQIIGKTGDTLPDRKLAEAFNRSEELIFTHGIPFLENVEDISSKTGETKNIFFRRQPVRTPDGELNGLVGVGIDLTEQIQLRNILSDREAFLSTLMNSFPARIWAVDVNYHFTQQNMHHATRWGSLIGISVDEIETDSSVREEWKRRCDAALAGKIDCAVYPCGNKDKCRVLISWTVPIIEEDKKTGVLGISFELDEHTIQSIVLTNSECQGDEPAYI, encoded by the coding sequence ATGAGGAACTGGACCGGCACCGGTAATGACCCACAGACATCACTCAGAATTATCACCTCGGACGAAGAGGTATGTACCATGGTACCCCCGGATGCCAGGCTCCTGATAGTCGATGATGATCCCGCGATTCGGGAATTTTTGAAAAACCGGCTCATGATGGAGGGCTATGAGGTCTCGGAAGCAGAGGATGCAGAGAAGGCATTGGAAAGACTGGAGGAACACCCGGATACAGACCTCATCCTCCTGGATGTTATCATGCCTGGTGCTTCTGGGTTTGATCTTCTCCGAACTCTGAAAGAAGACAGACGATACTGCCAGATTCCGGTCATCATGGTCACCGCGCTCGGCCTTGTTCAGGACAAGGAACTTGCTTTCAGACTTGGTGCAGGAGATTACCTGACCAAACCTTTTGATACCCGTGAAATGCTGGCACGTATCGGGACCCATATCACACTGAAAAAGAAGAATGATGCGATCACTCATACCAACCAGGTACTCTCAACCATCCTTACAACCATTCCCGGTATCGTCTACATGAAGGATGCAGATAGAAAATTTCTCCATGTGAATCACCTGTTTGAAGAGATGTGCGGGATTTGTGGAGACCAGATAATCGGAAAGACCGGGGATACCCTGCCTGATAGAAAACTTGCAGAGGCGTTTAACCGGTCAGAGGAACTCATTTTTACCCATGGCATCCCGTTTCTGGAAAATGTTGAGGATATCTCTTCGAAGACGGGTGAAACGAAGAACATATTCTTCCGCCGTCAGCCGGTCAGAACTCCTGACGGAGAATTAAACGGGCTTGTAGGAGTTGGTATTGACCTGACTGAACAGATCCAGTTAAGGAACATACTGTCAGATCGGGAGGCATTTCTCTCCACCCTTATGAACTCGTTTCCGGCACGGATATGGGCGGTTGATGTGAACTATCATTTTACCCAGCAGAACATGCATCATGCAACCAGATGGGGGAGCCTTATCGGAATTTCAGTAGATGAGATAGAGACCGACAGTTCGGTCAGGGAGGAATGGAAGAGGCGGTGTGATGCTGCACTAGCCGGGAAGATAGATTGTGCAGTATATCCCTGCGGAAATAAGGATAAATGCAGGGTTCTGATATCATGGACGGTCCCTATCATCGAAGAAGATAAAAAGACCGGAGTGCTCGGCATCTCTTTTGAACTGGATGAACACACCATCCAGAGCATAGTACTTACAAATTCAGAATGTCAGGGTGATGAACCTGCATATATATGA